A genomic region of Gemmatimonadales bacterium contains the following coding sequences:
- the trxA gene encoding thioredoxin — MLDRPYPVTDEEFDRVIGEAEVPVVVDFYADWCGPCKIMAPIFDEIAAAYSGRLLVAKLDTDRNQRTSERFGIRGIPTLIVFTGGREVARQVGAVPKATLVSLLEKALAA, encoded by the coding sequence CTGCTGGACCGTCCCTATCCCGTCACCGACGAGGAGTTCGACCGGGTGATCGGCGAGGCGGAGGTGCCGGTGGTGGTGGACTTCTACGCCGACTGGTGCGGCCCCTGCAAGATCATGGCGCCCATCTTCGACGAGATCGCCGCGGCGTACAGCGGGCGCCTGCTGGTGGCGAAGCTGGACACCGACCGCAACCAGCGCACCTCCGAGCGGTTCGGTATCCGCGGCATTCCCACGCTGATCGTGTTCACGGGCGGGCGGGAAGTCGCTCGGCAGGTGGGCGCGGTGCCCAAGGCCACGCTCGTCTCCCTGCTCGAGAAGGCGCTGGCCGCGTAG